In Pseudomonas sp. MM213, a genomic segment contains:
- a CDS encoding efflux transporter outer membrane subunit, whose translation MSLKAFLPSLLVLALSACAVGPDYKTPATEPANITTATDGAAGQKNFDRSRFEGIWWQQFEDPTLNQLVTQSLQGNRDLRVAFARWKAARAIRDDVSNDAMPTITSRVSSDLGKGQIPGETTKRVNSERYDLGLDMAWELDLFGRIQRNLESSDAEQQAAEADLYQLQVTMIAELVDAYGQLRGAQLREKIALANLNNQQESRKITESLRDAGVGDQLDVVRADARLASVEASVPQLQAEQVRQKNRIATLLGERPDKLTVDLSPKDLPAIAKALPIGNPGELLQRRPDVLSAERKLASATARIGVAKADLFPRVSLSGFLGWTAGRGSQIGSSAANAWALGPSITWAAFDLGSVRARIRGADADAEGALATYEQQVLLALEESENAFSDYGKRQQRLISLIRQSESSRAAADLAEIRYREGTADFLVLLDAQRERLAAEDTQAQAEVDLYRGIVAIYKALGGGWQPETVASK comes from the coding sequence ATGAGCCTGAAAGCCTTCCTGCCGAGCCTGCTGGTACTGGCCCTGAGTGCCTGTGCCGTCGGCCCGGACTACAAGACCCCGGCCACCGAACCGGCGAACATCACCACCGCCACCGATGGCGCTGCCGGTCAGAAAAACTTCGACCGCTCGCGTTTCGAAGGCATCTGGTGGCAGCAGTTTGAAGACCCGACCCTCAACCAGTTGGTGACGCAATCGCTGCAAGGCAACCGTGACTTGCGCGTCGCCTTCGCTCGCTGGAAGGCGGCCCGGGCGATCCGCGATGACGTCAGCAATGACGCCATGCCGACCATCACCAGCCGCGTCAGCAGTGATCTGGGCAAAGGCCAGATTCCGGGCGAGACCACCAAACGGGTCAATAGCGAACGCTATGACCTGGGTCTGGACATGGCCTGGGAACTGGACCTGTTTGGTCGCATCCAGCGCAACCTGGAATCCAGCGACGCCGAACAGCAAGCGGCCGAAGCGGATCTGTACCAACTGCAAGTCACGATGATTGCCGAACTGGTGGACGCCTACGGTCAGCTGCGCGGTGCGCAACTGCGGGAAAAAATCGCCCTGGCCAACCTGAACAACCAGCAGGAGTCGCGCAAGATCACCGAAAGCCTGCGCGATGCCGGCGTCGGCGATCAGCTCGATGTGGTCCGCGCCGATGCACGCCTGGCGTCTGTCGAAGCCAGCGTGCCGCAATTGCAGGCCGAACAGGTTCGGCAGAAAAACCGTATCGCCACCTTGTTGGGTGAGCGTCCGGACAAACTGACCGTTGACTTGAGCCCGAAAGACTTGCCGGCGATTGCCAAGGCGCTGCCGATCGGTAATCCGGGCGAACTGCTGCAACGTCGCCCGGACGTTCTCAGCGCCGAGCGCAAACTGGCTTCGGCCACGGCGCGTATTGGCGTGGCCAAGGCGGATCTGTTCCCGCGGGTCAGCCTCAGCGGCTTCCTCGGCTGGACCGCCGGACGTGGTTCGCAGATCGGTTCCTCGGCGGCCAACGCCTGGGCACTGGGCCCAAGTATCACTTGGGCGGCGTTTGACCTGGGCAGTGTTCGAGCCCGTATCCGCGGTGCCGACGCGGATGCCGAAGGCGCCTTGGCGACCTACGAGCAACAAGTGCTGCTGGCCCTGGAAGAATCGGAAAACGCTTTCAGCGATTACGGCAAACGCCAGCAACGCCTGATTTCGCTGATTCGTCAGAGTGAATCAAGCCGCGCGGCAGCCGACCTGGCTGAAATTCGCTACCGCGAAGGCACGGCGGACTTCCTTGTCCTGCTCGATGCCCAACGCGAACGTTTGGCGGCGGAAGATACTCAGGCCCAGGCCGAAGTCGATCTGTATCGCGGTATCGTCGCGATCTACAAGGCCCTGGGTGGCGGTTGGCAACCAGAGACGGTCGCCAGCAAGTAA
- a CDS encoding HlyD family efflux transporter periplasmic adaptor subunit, with the protein MKKILARLTTVAVVLLAFVLGWFAWEHYTRAPWTRDARVRADVVTLSADVSGRIVALRVQDNQHVDKGQLLLEIDPARYVLAVEHAKRSVEVSKATLGQSEATIVASEALLRQRQSEERRRRTLKQRFAISGEEWEKSSTEVAVAQAELLRNQANLGLAQANVQLAVAALTQAELDLQRTRVEAPVSGYVTNLLTRQGDYAAAGGALLALVDSDSFYVSGYFEETKLPRIGEGDRVRIELMSGETFGGTVQSIAFAIADRENLPGGRLLANINPSYTWVKLAQRVPVRIKIDADYAGKDKLRAGTTATVTVQETRTSQNHP; encoded by the coding sequence TTGAAGAAGATCCTTGCCCGGCTCACAACGGTGGCGGTGGTGCTGCTGGCCTTTGTGCTCGGCTGGTTCGCCTGGGAGCATTACACCCGCGCCCCCTGGACTCGCGATGCACGGGTGCGGGCTGATGTGGTGACCTTGTCCGCCGATGTCTCGGGGCGCATTGTCGCGCTGAGGGTTCAGGACAATCAGCATGTCGACAAGGGCCAGTTACTGCTGGAGATCGACCCGGCTCGCTACGTTCTCGCAGTGGAGCATGCCAAGCGTTCGGTGGAGGTTTCGAAGGCCACTCTCGGCCAATCCGAAGCAACGATTGTCGCCAGCGAAGCGCTGCTGCGCCAGCGTCAGAGTGAAGAGCGCCGACGGCGCACGCTCAAGCAACGCTTCGCGATTTCGGGCGAAGAATGGGAAAAGTCCAGCACAGAGGTGGCGGTAGCACAGGCCGAGTTGCTGCGTAACCAGGCCAACCTGGGGCTGGCGCAGGCCAATGTGCAATTGGCCGTCGCGGCCTTGACCCAGGCGGAACTGGATTTGCAGCGTACCCGTGTCGAAGCGCCCGTCAGCGGTTATGTCACCAATCTGCTTACCCGACAGGGCGACTATGCCGCGGCCGGGGGCGCATTGTTGGCGTTGGTGGACAGCGATTCGTTTTATGTCAGCGGCTATTTCGAAGAAACCAAGCTGCCGAGAATCGGGGAGGGCGATCGGGTCAGGATCGAATTGATGAGCGGCGAAACCTTCGGCGGCACGGTGCAAAGCATTGCCTTTGCCATCGCCGACCGCGAGAACCTGCCCGGCGGCCGCCTGCTGGCCAACATCAACCCCAGTTACACCTGGGTCAAACTGGCGCAACGGGTGCCGGTGCGGATAAAAATCGACGCCGACTATGCCGGCAAGGACAAACTGAGGGCGGGGACAACGGCCACCGTGACCGTGCAGGAAACCCGCACCTCCCAAAATCACCCCTGA
- a CDS encoding DUF1656 domain-containing protein, which translates to MPIDLEVGGVYLPPIAQALLLALPIFLLLDWTLRRLGVLRFVWHEALFEGALYACVCATLILVMGA; encoded by the coding sequence TTGCCCATTGACCTGGAAGTAGGCGGCGTCTATTTGCCGCCGATCGCGCAGGCGCTGTTGCTGGCCTTGCCGATTTTCCTGCTACTGGACTGGACCTTGCGCCGCCTCGGTGTGTTGCGGTTCGTCTGGCACGAAGCCTTGTTCGAAGGTGCGTTGTACGCCTGCGTTTGCGCAACGCTGATTCTGGTGATGGGAGCCTGA
- a CDS encoding FUSC family protein, whose product MSVPMQPLLQYFKAILNPGPGVVLFALRTIAAGLLTLYLAFLFDLDQPKWSIMAVVIVSQPLGGMALARSFGQVIGTTLGAVVAVVIMAIFPQAPLPFIVTLALWLALCTAGGTLLRYTSSQAFVLSGYTAVVVALLAVPDQDGTFLLAVTRVTETLLAVACVCVVSLLTARPETVARDYFAKIDQVIKLLATHAAAVIRTEESEADFHRRQMQLLGEISALEGVRRHLYFDAPRLRSANGLVQLLGNQLVLLTSRLTALRHQRELLTERWQGALPEEIQRLRAEELAFLDQLALQGRSLSSEARHHFAALQQRFDDQAYKAEQLTETMPATLRSLAWALRWEQARMLEQLGQMLELSDAIQEERAASSVFRGQENPLHLDYTLAAMNAIRAFTALVVAGFIWIETGWDGARGGMIVVGILCSLMATFPRPLLASQSFARGLGLSLVVSALYLFLLIPMINSFELLALLLAPLLYAVAVGLSSPPTTGTGIGLGLTTMLLLGPQNVGVGQNTAIQWFEFAGAYISATALALSVYALIFPFRPVLRMRRLFNENCQQVYALLKTPATDEQQFAFESRMVDRLTMMLGLLPAISDKHSRDLFEVSLGCMALGVALNQLRQQAQDNTLLSTDQLNRLLAAVRETGRLIAGRVGIDLERLLENLHVLGDEMDDLHLDVHEHLWSVFRMRVALLIVVSFLERYRAWFQPAGQEGDPILAH is encoded by the coding sequence ATGAGCGTTCCCATGCAGCCGCTGCTCCAATACTTCAAGGCAATACTCAACCCTGGCCCAGGGGTGGTGTTGTTCGCCTTGAGAACCATTGCGGCCGGGCTGTTGACGCTGTACCTGGCGTTCCTGTTCGACCTCGACCAACCCAAGTGGTCGATCATGGCGGTGGTCATCGTCAGTCAACCATTGGGCGGAATGGCCCTGGCCCGCAGTTTCGGTCAGGTCATCGGTACCACACTCGGGGCCGTCGTCGCGGTGGTGATCATGGCGATCTTCCCCCAGGCGCCGTTGCCTTTCATCGTGACCCTGGCCTTGTGGCTGGCGTTGTGTACCGCCGGCGGCACCTTGTTGCGCTACACCAGTTCCCAGGCATTTGTCCTGAGCGGCTACACGGCGGTGGTCGTGGCACTGCTGGCAGTACCTGATCAGGACGGCACGTTCCTGTTGGCCGTGACCCGCGTCACCGAAACCTTGTTGGCGGTGGCCTGCGTGTGTGTGGTCAGCCTGCTCACCGCGCGCCCGGAAACCGTGGCCCGGGACTATTTCGCCAAAATCGATCAAGTCATCAAGCTGCTGGCAACCCATGCCGCGGCGGTCATTCGTACCGAAGAAAGCGAGGCTGACTTTCACCGTCGGCAGATGCAACTGTTGGGGGAAATCAGCGCCCTTGAAGGCGTGCGCCGGCATTTGTATTTCGACGCGCCACGGTTACGCAGCGCCAATGGTCTCGTGCAGTTACTGGGCAATCAGCTCGTGTTGCTGACCTCGCGCCTGACTGCGCTGCGTCACCAGCGAGAACTGCTGACCGAGCGTTGGCAAGGGGCATTACCCGAGGAAATCCAGCGTTTACGCGCCGAAGAGCTGGCCTTCCTCGATCAACTGGCCCTGCAAGGGCGCTCGCTGTCGAGCGAGGCGCGGCACCATTTCGCGGCGCTGCAACAGCGTTTCGATGATCAGGCTTATAAGGCCGAACAACTCACCGAAACAATGCCTGCCACGTTGCGCTCCCTGGCCTGGGCACTGCGCTGGGAACAGGCCCGGATGTTGGAGCAACTGGGGCAGATGCTGGAGCTGAGCGACGCAATCCAGGAAGAGCGGGCGGCCAGTAGCGTATTCCGCGGCCAGGAAAATCCTTTGCATCTGGACTATACGCTGGCGGCAATGAACGCAATCCGTGCCTTTACTGCATTGGTGGTGGCCGGGTTCATCTGGATCGAGACCGGTTGGGACGGGGCTCGGGGCGGGATGATTGTGGTGGGGATTCTCTGTTCGCTGATGGCGACTTTCCCTCGGCCATTACTGGCCAGCCAAAGCTTTGCCAGGGGGTTGGGTCTGTCGTTGGTGGTGTCGGCGCTCTATCTGTTCTTGCTGATTCCGATGATCAATAGCTTCGAGCTGCTGGCCTTGCTGCTCGCTCCGTTGCTGTATGCCGTCGCGGTGGGGCTGTCGAGCCCGCCAACCACGGGCACCGGCATCGGCCTCGGATTGACGACGATGCTGTTGCTGGGCCCGCAAAACGTCGGCGTCGGGCAAAACACCGCGATTCAGTGGTTCGAGTTTGCCGGTGCCTACATTAGTGCCACCGCACTCGCACTCAGTGTCTATGCCCTGATCTTCCCGTTCCGACCCGTTTTGCGGATGCGTCGGCTGTTCAATGAGAACTGCCAGCAGGTCTACGCTTTGCTGAAGACCCCGGCCACCGACGAGCAACAATTTGCGTTTGAAAGCCGCATGGTCGACCGTCTGACCATGATGTTGGGGTTGTTGCCGGCGATCAGTGACAAGCATTCCAGAGATCTGTTTGAAGTCAGCCTCGGGTGCATGGCACTGGGCGTGGCGTTGAATCAGCTCAGGCAACAGGCGCAAGACAACACGCTGCTCAGTACCGATCAATTGAACCGTTTGCTGGCGGCGGTCCGCGAAACAGGGCGATTGATTGCCGGGCGCGTCGGGATCGACCTTGAACGGTTGCTGGAGAACCTGCATGTCCTGGGTGATGAAATGGACGACTTGCATCTGGACGTTCATGAACACCTGTGGTCGGTCTTCAGGATGCGCGTGGCGCTATTGATTGTGGTGTCGTTTCTGGAGCGATACCGCGCCTGGTTTCAACCCGCCGGACAGGAAGGAGACCCCATCCTTGCCCATTGA
- a CDS encoding tetratricopeptide repeat protein produces MPQSRRYLIISLCVLFAIGLAWLLLRSTTPVVPEAIKRGFSEALAQARAGQPGAARVLYQQLGRPDISPKRRVWLHAELPNYPSPLALKLADADLQHPAAEVRIAAIKSISGLVPSGQRSLLLGPLLDDSEQSVRFTAVNALLGLSPDDLGLYFGPLQQAIDAWEQVLTSAPDSADNQYQLARLHLHNGEFKAAQQALENTLRLAPDNLPALVMQIEVLDKQGQGEAARLLLAKQLKAQPDSAYLQHALGLWLLHHGQSEFALLGLSKAVELEPDNKDYRYDLATTLHGEQELEAAQKQLQEIVQRHPADRKARVLLINYWKESGQLQNVQILLAQLEQLNPDDPALQQGL; encoded by the coding sequence ATGCCCCAGTCCCGCCGCTACCTGATCATCAGCCTCTGTGTCCTGTTTGCCATCGGCCTTGCGTGGCTGTTGCTGCGCAGCACAACGCCCGTGGTGCCGGAGGCGATCAAGCGCGGCTTCAGCGAAGCGCTGGCCCAGGCGCGGGCCGGGCAACCGGGCGCAGCGCGGGTTTTGTACCAGCAATTGGGGCGCCCTGACATTTCGCCCAAACGCCGCGTCTGGCTGCATGCCGAACTGCCCAATTATCCCAGCCCGCTCGCCCTGAAACTGGCGGACGCAGACCTGCAACACCCGGCGGCCGAAGTGCGCATCGCTGCGATCAAAAGCATCAGCGGTTTAGTCCCCAGCGGGCAGCGCAGCCTGCTGTTGGGCCCGTTGCTCGATGACAGCGAACAAAGCGTGCGGTTTACCGCCGTGAACGCATTGCTTGGGCTCTCGCCGGATGACCTTGGCTTGTACTTTGGGCCGTTGCAGCAGGCGATCGACGCGTGGGAGCAAGTGCTCACGAGTGCGCCCGACAGCGCGGACAACCAGTACCAATTGGCCCGGCTGCATCTGCACAACGGCGAATTCAAGGCGGCGCAACAGGCGCTGGAGAACACGTTGCGCCTTGCACCTGACAATCTGCCTGCACTGGTGATGCAGATCGAGGTGCTGGACAAACAGGGCCAAGGCGAAGCCGCCCGGCTGCTATTGGCCAAACAATTGAAGGCTCAACCCGACTCCGCCTACCTGCAACATGCCCTGGGGCTCTGGCTGCTGCATCACGGGCAGAGTGAGTTCGCCCTGCTCGGCCTGTCCAAAGCCGTGGAGCTGGAACCGGACAACAAGGATTACCGCTACGACCTCGCCACCACGCTGCATGGCGAACAAGAGCTGGAAGCGGCGCAGAAACAGTTGCAGGAAATCGTCCAGCGTCATCCGGCCGACCGCAAGGCACGGGTGTTGTTGATCAACTACTGGAAAGAAAGCGGGCAACTGCAAAACGTGCAAATTCTGTTGGCGCAACTCGAACAGCTCAATCCGGACGATCCCGCCCTGCAGCAAGGGCTTTAA
- a CDS encoding response regulator: MSEDAQDVVLIVEDDPSILMVLSAYLSGEGYRVLQAENGEQAFEILASKPHLDMMITDFRLPGGISGVQIAEPAVKLRPELKVIFISGYPQEIRETDSPITRTAPILGKPFDLDVLQEIMQDMLS; the protein is encoded by the coding sequence ATGAGTGAAGATGCACAAGATGTCGTACTGATCGTCGAAGATGACCCCTCCATCCTGATGGTGCTGTCGGCCTACCTGTCGGGTGAGGGTTACCGGGTATTGCAGGCCGAAAACGGCGAGCAGGCCTTCGAGATTCTGGCGAGCAAGCCGCATCTGGACATGATGATCACCGACTTCCGACTGCCGGGCGGGATCTCCGGCGTGCAGATCGCCGAACCCGCCGTGAAACTGCGACCGGAGCTCAAGGTGATTTTCATCAGCGGCTACCCGCAGGAAATCCGCGAGACCGACAGTCCGATCACGCGCACGGCGCCGATTCTGGGTAAGCCGTTTGATCTGGATGTGTTGCAGGAAATAATGCAGGACATGCTGTCCTGA
- a CDS encoding hybrid sensor histidine kinase/response regulator encodes MLSNIQAKLLIVDDLPENLLALEALIKREDRIVYKALSADEALSLLLQHEFAMAILDVQMPGMNGFELAELMRGTEKTKNIPIVFVSAAGRELNYAFKGYESGAVDFLHKPLDIHAVKSKVNVFVDLFRQSKAMKQQVEALEQSRREQEALLKQLQSTQLELEQAVRMRDDFMSIVAHEVRTPLNGLILETQLRKMHLARDNAAAFTLEKMHAMVDRDERQIKSLIRLIEDMLDVSRIRTGKLSIRPTRFDLSALVRNLLQNFAPQIDAAESSVTLDAEHPVEGNWDEFRIEQVISNLLTNALRYGAKSPITVKVYSESGQARVDVRDQGIGIGEENQKRIFQQFERVSAKHAVAGLGLGLFISEQIVTAHGGTITVESRIGEGALFRVCLPL; translated from the coding sequence ATGCTAAGTAACATCCAGGCCAAACTGCTGATTGTCGACGATCTGCCGGAGAACCTGTTGGCGCTCGAAGCGCTGATCAAACGCGAAGACCGCATCGTCTACAAAGCCTTGTCCGCCGACGAAGCCTTGTCGCTGCTGCTGCAACACGAATTCGCCATGGCCATTCTCGACGTGCAGATGCCTGGCATGAACGGCTTCGAACTGGCCGAGTTGATGCGCGGCACGGAAAAAACCAAGAACATCCCGATTGTGTTCGTCAGCGCCGCCGGCCGTGAGCTGAACTATGCGTTCAAGGGCTACGAAAGCGGCGCCGTGGACTTCCTGCACAAGCCGCTGGATATCCACGCGGTCAAGAGCAAGGTCAACGTGTTCGTCGATCTGTTCCGCCAGAGCAAGGCCATGAAGCAACAGGTCGAAGCGCTGGAGCAGAGCCGCCGCGAGCAGGAAGCGCTGCTTAAACAGTTGCAGAGCACCCAGCTGGAACTGGAGCAGGCGGTGCGCATGCGCGATGACTTCATGTCCATCGTCGCCCACGAAGTGCGTACGCCGCTCAACGGCCTGATCCTCGAAACCCAGCTGCGCAAGATGCACCTGGCGCGCGACAACGCCGCAGCGTTCACCCTGGAAAAGATGCACGCGATGGTCGACCGCGACGAGCGGCAGATCAAAAGCCTGATTCGCCTGATCGAAGACATGCTCGATGTGTCGCGCATTCGCACTGGCAAGCTGTCGATCCGACCGACACGCTTCGATCTGTCGGCGCTGGTGCGCAACTTGTTACAAAATTTCGCCCCGCAGATCGATGCCGCCGAATCCTCGGTCACCCTGGACGCCGAGCATCCGGTGGAGGGCAATTGGGACGAATTTCGCATAGAACAGGTGATTTCCAACCTGCTGACCAACGCCTTGCGATACGGCGCGAAGAGCCCGATCACCGTGAAGGTGTACAGTGAGAGCGGTCAGGCGCGGGTGGACGTACGCGATCAGGGGATCGGCATTGGTGAAGAAAACCAGAAGCGTATTTTCCAGCAGTTCGAACGGGTTTCGGCCAAACACGCCGTCGCCGGGCTGGGCCTGGGGTTGTTTATTTCAGAACAGATTGTGACCGCCCATGGCGGTACCATTACCGTCGAGAGCCGGATTGGCGAAGGCGCCTTGTTTCGCGTTTGTCTGCCGCTGTAG
- a CDS encoding chemotaxis protein CheB, translating into MNSAAKLPSVEAIVIGASAGGVEALLSILSPLREGFVLPIIVVLHLPDERRSHLADVFSRRVAMRVVEAHDKTLIEAGTLYFATPGYHLSVEQDRSFSLSLEDRVHYSRPAIDFLFSSAADAYGPALAAVLLTGANRDGASGLAEVKQRGGLTIVQDPKEAQVATMPLAALDVHQPDHVLPINDIGRLLVELERIAC; encoded by the coding sequence ATGAACAGTGCAGCGAAATTGCCTTCTGTGGAGGCTATCGTGATCGGGGCTTCGGCCGGTGGCGTGGAGGCGTTGCTGAGCATCCTCAGCCCTCTGCGCGAAGGCTTCGTGCTGCCGATCATCGTGGTGCTGCACCTGCCGGACGAGCGTCGCAGCCATCTCGCCGACGTGTTTTCCCGAAGAGTCGCCATGCGCGTTGTCGAGGCGCATGACAAGACGCTGATTGAAGCGGGCACGCTGTATTTCGCCACGCCGGGCTATCACTTGTCGGTGGAGCAGGACCGCAGCTTTTCCCTGAGCCTGGAGGACCGCGTGCATTATTCGCGGCCCGCCATCGACTTTCTGTTCTCGTCGGCGGCGGATGCCTACGGTCCCGCCCTGGCCGCCGTGCTGTTGACCGGCGCCAACCGCGATGGCGCCAGCGGTCTGGCCGAAGTCAAACAGCGAGGTGGTCTGACGATCGTCCAGGATCCGAAAGAAGCCCAAGTCGCGACCATGCCCCTGGCGGCGCTGGATGTTCACCAGCCAGACCATGTTCTCCCTATCAACGACATCGGCCGTCTGCTTGTCGAGCTGGAACGAATAGCATGCTAA
- a CDS encoding CheR family methyltransferase, with product MERNYSVERSSEIELRLLIEAIYLKYSYDFRDYSGASIKRRVQHALSQFECATISALQEKVLHDPTAFMQLLQLLTIPVSEMFRDPSHFLAIRQEVVPLLKTYPSIKIWIAGCSTGEEVYSMAILLREEGLLDRTIIYATDINPRSLDKAKQGIFSMENVRAYTHNYQQAGGQRSFADYYTAAYGYAIFDKSLCENVTFADHSLATDSVFSETQLISCRNVLIYFNKKLQDRAFGLFHESLCHRGFLVLGSKETPDFSAFGNQFEPLVKQERIYRKS from the coding sequence GTGGAACGCAATTATTCAGTGGAGCGAAGTAGCGAAATCGAATTGCGGTTGTTGATCGAGGCGATTTACCTCAAATACAGCTACGACTTTCGTGATTATTCCGGCGCATCGATCAAACGCCGCGTCCAGCATGCGTTGAGCCAGTTCGAGTGCGCGACCATCTCGGCGTTGCAGGAAAAGGTGCTGCACGATCCAACCGCGTTCATGCAGTTGCTGCAATTGCTGACGATCCCGGTCAGCGAGATGTTCCGCGACCCTTCGCACTTCCTCGCCATTCGCCAGGAAGTGGTGCCGCTGCTCAAGACCTACCCCTCGATCAAGATCTGGATCGCCGGTTGCAGCACCGGAGAAGAGGTGTACTCGATGGCGATTCTGCTGCGCGAGGAAGGTTTGCTCGATCGCACCATCATCTATGCCACCGACATCAATCCGCGCTCGCTGGACAAGGCCAAGCAGGGGATTTTCTCCATGGAGAATGTCCGGGCCTACACTCATAACTACCAGCAGGCAGGTGGCCAGCGTTCATTCGCCGACTACTACACGGCGGCGTATGGCTACGCGATTTTCGACAAGAGTTTGTGTGAGAACGTGACCTTCGCCGACCACAGCCTGGCGACCGACAGTGTCTTTTCAGAAACTCAGTTAATTTCGTGCCGTAATGTTTTGATTTATTTCAATAAAAAACTTCAGGACAGGGCGTTCGGGTTGTTCCACGAATCCCTTTGTCATCGCGGTTTTCTGGTGCTGGGCAGCAAGGAAACCCCGGATTTTTCGGCCTTCGGCAACCAGTTCGAGCCGTTGGTCAAACAAGAACGGATTTACCGTAAATCATGA